AGGCACTGCTATGTTGGGGCTGGTCAAAAGCTGCATAGGCACCAAGTTCACAAGTCAATTTGGAGATTTGATAGCTGTAAGAATCTTAACTCATCTACCTTCTTGACATTGTTTTGCAATTacatttgtttatatattttctaccTTATATGTGACTCATGATTAGAAATCTGGATATGCTTATAGGCCTTCGTGGATTAGTTGCAGtagaaaacttaaaatattgattGTTTGGTTGTTCCCTGTTCTTCTCATTCCACAAGGATACTAGATCTTTAGATTCAATGTTAAGATTTTTAGAAGGTAGTTTCAGAAGATGACTTGAATCACTGATTGTTTGGTCGTTCCTTGATGTACTTATTCTATAAGGATGCCCGATCTTTAGATTcaatgttaaaaaatttgttgggGGGATTTGTCTAGACCTGTTGcttgatttattttcatttcgtGTTATATATATAGGCTAAAGGAAGTTAGAATCTTATTTGTAGATAGTGTAAGTTTTCTAGTGCATTTTAAACTTAGTTATTTCAAGGGTTTCCTTTTTAATGGTATTGAAGATTAAAGAACGTTTAGGCTGTTACTCATAGATAGTGTATAGGCTACAGGCAGTTAGAATCTTATTTATAGATAGTGTAAGTTTTCTAAGgcatttcacattttattatttgaaggGTTTATTTTTAGTAGTATTGAAGATTAAAGAATTTTTAGGCTGGTTGAGTTCATTCACCCACATAAGCTTACACTTATAACTAGTGGAATGCTGAGGTGTTGTATATTCAGCTATGTCATTGTTCAACTTCCAGGATTTAGCAATTGATGCCACTGCAATTGTCGGTGTTGATCTTGGCCAAGGCTTACGTGAAGTAGACATCAAGAAGTACATAAAGGTTGAGAAAGTTCCAGGTGGTCAGTTAGaagattcaagggttcttaaAGGAGTGATGTTTAACAAGGATGTCATTGCCCCCggaaaaatgagaagaaagatTGTCAATCCACGTATTATTCTTCTCGACTGCCCCCTAGAGTACAAAAAAGGTGAAAACCAGACAAATGCTGAGTTggtcaaagaagaagattggGGAGTTCttctgaaaatggaagaagaatacATTGAGAATATCTGTGCacaaataatcaaattcaaacctGACCTGGTTATCACCGAGAAGGGCCTCAGTGATTTGGCTTGTCATTACCTGAGCAAAGCTGGTATCAGTGCGATTAGAAGGTTGAGGAAGACTGACAATAACAGAATAGCCAAGGCATGTGGTGCTGTAATTGTGAATAGACCTGATGAGTTGCAGGAATCAGATGTTGGCACTGGTGCTGGATTATTTGAAGTTAAGAAGATAGGGGATGAATTTTTTGCATTTATAGTGGATTGCAAGGACCCAAAAGCTTGTACTGTGCTCCTAAGAGGTGCTAGTAAAGATCTTTTGAATGAAGTGGAAAGAAATTTGCAGGTAACTTAATGATATGATGTCGGGGAGGatctttttcatgtttttcccCATACTGAGCatgtctgttttttttttttttgattcaGGATGCCATGTCTGTAGCAAGgaacataataaaaaatccaaaacttgTTCCTGGAGGTGGTGCTACTGAGTTGACTGTATCTGCTACGCTGAAGCAAAAGAGTTCTTCGGTTGAAGGCATAGAAAAGGTAATCGTAAATTCTTCtgtcttttcatttatttttttgaaatgtgGAATCCTCATAATGTTGATTCTTGGTATGGATAATATTGATTATTACCTTTATAATAGAAAACTGTCATTGATTGTTCGCTGTGGATTAATTTGGACCCATCCTCATACCAAGTGGGCTCATACTTCTGCCAAATTTAGGGAGTCATTGTTCTTCACATGATTTATGGCATGCCCTGCCCACCACAAGAATTTCTTGGTTAACTGCGATCTTGTTTGCTGCTGCCTTACTATCNCACTCATACCAAGTGGCTCATACTTCTGCCAAATTTAGGGAGTCATTGTTCTTCACATGATTTATGGCATGCCCACCACAAGATTTTCTTGGTTAACTGCGATCTTGTTTGCTGCTGCCTTACTATCTTGCggctaaattgaaaattttccaattATGTGATTGAAACAGTGGCCTTATGAAGCAGCTGCCATAGCTTTTGAAGCCATTCCCCGAACTTTGGCTCAGAATTGTGGGGTGAATGTAATAAGAACCATGACGGCATTGCAGGGAAAGGTATTGAACTTTGAGTAAGATGCGATATGTTAGAAGCCTGGAGGCTTCATTTCTGAGAAGAATTGTGTTGATTTTTCCTATTTCCTGCCACTTTTATAGCACGCCAATGGTGAAAACGCATGGACAGGCATAGATGGAAACACCGGTGAAATCACCGACATGAAAGAGCGCAAGGTATGATTTTTTTCCCCTGGCCTATAATTCTCCCTTTACCTAGGGTATAGCTTTTGTAATGTTATATAATCAAACCTCTCGATCGCCCTTTGTCCAAAAATGGGCGCCAATTCACGAGgtttgaaaattgtaaatatagTTAGTTGTCATTTCAACTTCTTTGGATGGAAATCTATGCCTCTTTTTTTAGAGATAGATGACCCGAACGCTGCAACTAATGATATTTAGTAGTGTGACCAATGACCAGTGTAACAATATCTTGCTCGAGTTTAATAGTAAATCCAGAAGATAAgtaattctaaaataattcGATTTTTCTCATATATCTGTGCTGTTGTGAAGTTTACAGTTTTTGAATTGTTCTTCACTAGGACTGAACTAACTTCTACACTTAATCATGCTGCTTTATTCAGATTTGGGATGTGTAT
The Cucurbita pepo subsp. pepo cultivar mu-cu-16 chromosome LG16, ASM280686v2, whole genome shotgun sequence genome window above contains:
- the LOC111777119 gene encoding T-complex protein 1 subunit gamma isoform X2, which translates into the protein MFSINSMIELSRTQDEEVGDGTTSVIVLAGEMLHVAEAFIEKNYHPTVICRAYNKALEDALAVLDKIAMDIDVKDRTAMLGLVKSCIGTKFTSQFGDLIADLAIDATAIVGVDLGQGLREVDIKKYIKVEKVPGGQLEDSRVLKGVMFNKDVIAPGKMRRKIVNPRIILLDCPLEYKKGENQTNAELVKEEDWGVLLKMEEEYIENICAQIIKFKPDLVITEKGLSDLACHYLSKAGISAIRRLRKTDNNRIAKACGAVIVNRPDELQESDVGTGAGLFEVKKIGDEFFAFIVDCKDPKACTVLLRGASKDLLNEVERNLQDAMSVARNIIKNPKLVPGGGATELTVSATLKQKSSSVEGIEKWPYEAAAIAFEAIPRTLAQNCGVNVIRTMTALQGKHANGENAWTGIDGNTGEITDMKERKIWDVYNVKSQTFKTAIEASCMLLRIDDIVSGIKKKQAPGAGPSKPQIETEADADNEQMIPE
- the LOC111777119 gene encoding T-complex protein 1 subunit gamma isoform X1 — encoded protein: MHAPVLVLKDSLKRESGTKVHHANIQASKAVADIIRTTLGPRSMLKMLLDASGGIVVTNDGNAILRELDIAHPAAKSMIELSRTQDEEVGDGTTSVIVLAGEMLHVAEAFIEKNYHPTVICRAYNKALEDALAVLDKIAMDIDVKDRTAMLGLVKSCIGTKFTSQFGDLIADLAIDATAIVGVDLGQGLREVDIKKYIKVEKVPGGQLEDSRVLKGVMFNKDVIAPGKMRRKIVNPRIILLDCPLEYKKGENQTNAELVKEEDWGVLLKMEEEYIENICAQIIKFKPDLVITEKGLSDLACHYLSKAGISAIRRLRKTDNNRIAKACGAVIVNRPDELQESDVGTGAGLFEVKKIGDEFFAFIVDCKDPKACTVLLRGASKDLLNEVERNLQDAMSVARNIIKNPKLVPGGGATELTVSATLKQKSSSVEGIEKWPYEAAAIAFEAIPRTLAQNCGVNVIRTMTALQGKHANGENAWTGIDGNTGEITDMKERKIWDVYNVKSQTFKTAIEASCMLLRIDDIVSGIKKKQAPGAGPSKPQIETEADADNEQMIPE